A DNA window from Mya arenaria isolate MELC-2E11 chromosome 17, ASM2691426v1 contains the following coding sequences:
- the LOC128223001 gene encoding cholecystokinin receptor type A-like has protein sequence MFVSLTLTVCMLSVFSVCGIIGNVLVLGIYRHRRNTTARFFIITLAIADICSCLILIPLTIVTESLFYQLQYDAVCKMYNFLLVCNVQFSVFLMVIISIDRYFCICHPFKNVINTFRAKGIVICLLAVTSVFGIFDSWSYSIVDIKASPEPPTSFSLLKKYNNTTSSSQTPSLLNISSYQIEQGGNVTVSSRSERKGDSFCMPNLDNMEYYRSVRYTYASSYLISAVTVLVFYGLIFRFIHNHRSRNKKILQPAYILESDASATAIQDIHITNDNTISIAARTPRDTDRNQTSNIRTAAMLFASSIVFITTFLPAWLMALDAIEFNVIIFYMYFISHASNPFIYVFMSRDFRRELNQTLKLPFWKR, from the exons atgtttgtaagtCTAACTCTCACAGTATGTATGCTTTCGGTGTTTTCTGTATGTGGAATAATTGGGAATGTCCTTGTACTTGGAATTTATCGACACAGACGAAATACAACGGCTAGGTTCTTTATCATCACACTTGCAATAGCAGACATATgttcttgtttaattttaataccgTTGACAATTGTTACCGAATCgcttttttatcaattacaaTACGATGCTGTGTGCAAGATGTACAACTTCTTGCTTGTATGCAATGTGCAATTTTCCGTGTTTTTGATGGTGATCATTTCGATTGACAGGTACTTTTGCATATGCCATCCTTTTAAAAATGTGATCAACACATTTCGAGCAAAGGGCATAGTGATTTGCCTGTTAGCTGTTACATCTGTATTTGGAATTTTCGATTCATGGAGTTACTCGATTGTTGACATTAAAGCGTCTCcagaaccaccaacatcattttcattgttgaagaaatataacaacacGACAAGTTCATCGCAAACACCATCGTTGTTGAATATTTCGTCGTACCAAATCGAGCAAGGGGGCAACGTTACAGTATCAAGCAGAAGCGAGAGGAAGGGAGACAGTTTCTGCATGCCTAATCTTGACAACATGGAGTATTACAGATCAGTGAGATATACGTATGCAAGTTCGTACCTAATATCAGCTGTTACGGTGCTTGTGTTCTATGGACTGATATTCCGTTTTATACACAATCATAGATctcgaaataaaaaaatattacagcCAGCTTACATCCTTGAAAGc GATGCAAGTGCTACAGCGATTCAGGACATTCATATAACGAATGATAACACTATCAGCATAGCTGCACGTACGCCAAGAGATACGGATAGAAACCAAACCTCCAATATTAGAACAGCCGCAATGTTGTTCGCTTCTTctattgttttcattacaaCTTTTCTTCCAGCGTGGCTCATGGCATTAGATGCAATTgaatttaatgttataatattttatatgtacttcATCAGCCATGCATCTAATCCATTTATTTATGTGTTCATGAGTAGAGACTTTAGGCGTGAATTGAACCAAACTTTAAAATTACCCTTCTGGAAGAGGTAA
- the LOC128222994 gene encoding uncharacterized protein LOC128222994 isoform X1: MWYTSWIQRKQSIILQTATKDQKTKLKFQAYKTLKMLPVRMFYKFACTIAVIGHTLALEKFECHGTLCNWKGEEQFCQAAYPYCRNCNDITDDCLTFTAPKNCSNTCHEFLKTKALQEQSNIKCPHLPSLQNGSYNEEGPFKHGQVAVATCDPGFTLTGDKSLFCFDGEWNVLPPVCTRVTCDDPPALMDGKWFIDDPAQNTYVARFQCNAEFDLVGPKEWQCSLKGTLEPVSKGLGTIFPVCQKKHQMNQVIFYIVVSVSGVLATALVVSLVCLCYFKQKIPMMIYDKRKPKIRDVETGYVHIEKDNVQHDKEYDNVNERAKLLETTEETKLVKSERDEVSQLSDESSHKGSDNRRRVSAESKHGDLRIDVNISNNQAVNFNGDTATKQNKQSNNDHDKDEGNIPQPVHHDQYPTQETEHSDGCEPSAPDISLLNDSDNENDSNSVIYNEINDITRDIDREAEGLHEPVATILADNADIPTANIPFEVERGRDVSVIDQRQNPISQETEQQSSISKANVSFGNSSIPAVDMYKR; this comes from the exons atgtggtATACCAGTtg GATTCAACGGAAACAATCAATTATATTACAAACAGCCACGAAAGACcagaaaacaaaacttaagtttCAAG cttacaaaactttgaaaatgCTTCCAGTCAGAATGTTCTACAAATTTGCTTGTACCATTGCTGTAATAGGGCACACTTTGGCGCTAGAGAAATTTGAATGCCACGGTACATTGTGCAACTG GAAAGGTGAGGAACAGTTTTGCCAGGCGGCCTATCCCTATTGCAGGAATTGCAATGATATCACCGACGATTGTCTCACATTTACTGCCCCTAAAAACTGTTCGAACACATGCCACG aatttctgaaaacaaaagcGCTGCAAGAACAATCGA ACATCAAGTGTCCTCACTTGCCAAGTCTTCAAAATGGATCATACAACGAAGAAGGACCTTTCAAACATGGTCAAGTAGCAGTTGCAACATGCGACCCTGGTTTTACACTCACCGGAGACAAAAGCCTCTTTTGTTTCGATGGGGAATGGAATGTTTTGCCCCCGGTCTGCACAA GAGTCACCTGCGATGATCCACCTGCGTTGATGGATGGTAAGTGGTTCATTGATGATCCCGCCCAAAACACATATGTCGCGCGTTTCCAGTGTAATGCAGAGTTCGATTTGGTTGGACCAAAAGAATGGCAATGTTCCTTGAAAGGTACCTTGGAGCCAGTATCAAAAGGGCTCGGGACAATCTTTCCAGTTTGTCAGAAGAAACATCAGATGAATCAAGTTATCTTTTATATAGTTG TTAGTGTATCTGGTGTTTTGGCTACAGCTCTTGTCGTTTCGCTAGTATGTCTATGCtacttcaaacaaaaaataccgATGATGATCTATGATAAACGAAAGCCTAAAATCAGAGACGTTGAAACAGGCTATGTACACATTGAGAAAGATAATGTTCAGCATGACAAAGAGTATGACAATGTCAATGAAAGAGCAAAGCTCTTAGAAACAACGGAAGAAACTAAACTGGTAAAATCAG AAAGAGACGAGGTAAGCCAACTGAGCGACGAATCCAGTCACAAAGGAAGCGATAACAGGAGGAGAGTGTCGGCTGAAAGTAAAC ACGGAGATTTACGTATTGACGTTAATATATCTAATAACCAAGCTGTAAATTTCAATGGTGATACAGCCACAAAGCAAAACAAGCAGTCGAACAATGATCATGACAAGGATGAAGGTAATATCCCACAACCTGTGCACCATGATCAATATCCCACACAGGAAACTGAACATTCAGATGGCTGTGAACCATCAGCTCCGGACATTAGCTTGCTAAATGACAGTGACAACGAAAACGACAGCAACAGTGTCATATACAATGAAATTAACGACATTACCCGGGATATTGACAGGGAGGCTGAAGGTCTACATGAACCAGTTGCCACCATTTTAGCTGATAACGCTGATATTCCTACAGCAAACATTCCGTTTGAAGTTGAGCGAGGTAGAGATGTAAGTGTGATTGATCAAAGACAAAACCCAATTAGTCAAGAGACTGAACAGCAGTCTTCAATTTCTAAAGCCAATGTTTCCTTCGGAAACTCAAGCATACCGGCTGTAGATATGTACAAACGTTGA
- the LOC128222994 gene encoding uncharacterized protein LOC128222994 isoform X2 gives MLPVRMFYKFACTIAVIGHTLALEKFECHGTLCNWKGEEQFCQAAYPYCRNCNDITDDCLTFTAPKNCSNTCHEFLKTKALQEQSNIKCPHLPSLQNGSYNEEGPFKHGQVAVATCDPGFTLTGDKSLFCFDGEWNVLPPVCTRVTCDDPPALMDGKWFIDDPAQNTYVARFQCNAEFDLVGPKEWQCSLKGTLEPVSKGLGTIFPVCQKKHQMNQVIFYIVVSVSGVLATALVVSLVCLCYFKQKIPMMIYDKRKPKIRDVETGYVHIEKDNVQHDKEYDNVNERAKLLETTEETKLVKSERDEVSQLSDESSHKGSDNRRRVSAESKHGDLRIDVNISNNQAVNFNGDTATKQNKQSNNDHDKDEGNIPQPVHHDQYPTQETEHSDGCEPSAPDISLLNDSDNENDSNSVIYNEINDITRDIDREAEGLHEPVATILADNADIPTANIPFEVERGRDVSVIDQRQNPISQETEQQSSISKANVSFGNSSIPAVDMYKR, from the exons atgCTTCCAGTCAGAATGTTCTACAAATTTGCTTGTACCATTGCTGTAATAGGGCACACTTTGGCGCTAGAGAAATTTGAATGCCACGGTACATTGTGCAACTG GAAAGGTGAGGAACAGTTTTGCCAGGCGGCCTATCCCTATTGCAGGAATTGCAATGATATCACCGACGATTGTCTCACATTTACTGCCCCTAAAAACTGTTCGAACACATGCCACG aatttctgaaaacaaaagcGCTGCAAGAACAATCGA ACATCAAGTGTCCTCACTTGCCAAGTCTTCAAAATGGATCATACAACGAAGAAGGACCTTTCAAACATGGTCAAGTAGCAGTTGCAACATGCGACCCTGGTTTTACACTCACCGGAGACAAAAGCCTCTTTTGTTTCGATGGGGAATGGAATGTTTTGCCCCCGGTCTGCACAA GAGTCACCTGCGATGATCCACCTGCGTTGATGGATGGTAAGTGGTTCATTGATGATCCCGCCCAAAACACATATGTCGCGCGTTTCCAGTGTAATGCAGAGTTCGATTTGGTTGGACCAAAAGAATGGCAATGTTCCTTGAAAGGTACCTTGGAGCCAGTATCAAAAGGGCTCGGGACAATCTTTCCAGTTTGTCAGAAGAAACATCAGATGAATCAAGTTATCTTTTATATAGTTG TTAGTGTATCTGGTGTTTTGGCTACAGCTCTTGTCGTTTCGCTAGTATGTCTATGCtacttcaaacaaaaaataccgATGATGATCTATGATAAACGAAAGCCTAAAATCAGAGACGTTGAAACAGGCTATGTACACATTGAGAAAGATAATGTTCAGCATGACAAAGAGTATGACAATGTCAATGAAAGAGCAAAGCTCTTAGAAACAACGGAAGAAACTAAACTGGTAAAATCAG AAAGAGACGAGGTAAGCCAACTGAGCGACGAATCCAGTCACAAAGGAAGCGATAACAGGAGGAGAGTGTCGGCTGAAAGTAAAC ACGGAGATTTACGTATTGACGTTAATATATCTAATAACCAAGCTGTAAATTTCAATGGTGATACAGCCACAAAGCAAAACAAGCAGTCGAACAATGATCATGACAAGGATGAAGGTAATATCCCACAACCTGTGCACCATGATCAATATCCCACACAGGAAACTGAACATTCAGATGGCTGTGAACCATCAGCTCCGGACATTAGCTTGCTAAATGACAGTGACAACGAAAACGACAGCAACAGTGTCATATACAATGAAATTAACGACATTACCCGGGATATTGACAGGGAGGCTGAAGGTCTACATGAACCAGTTGCCACCATTTTAGCTGATAACGCTGATATTCCTACAGCAAACATTCCGTTTGAAGTTGAGCGAGGTAGAGATGTAAGTGTGATTGATCAAAGACAAAACCCAATTAGTCAAGAGACTGAACAGCAGTCTTCAATTTCTAAAGCCAATGTTTCCTTCGGAAACTCAAGCATACCGGCTGTAGATATGTACAAACGTTGA